ttTTACTATTAgtaaaaaactatttcaaaagtaaatacatatatataatttttaatcatcGGTCTGTTACCTGTATATACATCACAAGGAAACACATTTGCATTATTCCCTCCTCCCATAACATGTATTATGATAATGAGTGTGTTGTTTACGAAAaggaccaatcacaacagacttggccagctgaccaatcagagcagagcaggctgATGGAGGGGAGGAGTTTGCTGTTCTTGAGCTCAGAACTGCTTTGAACAAATAATTTCGAAATCATTGAAAAATCActctaataataaacatatattctgagaaaattaGATTAATTTAAGTTTGTTGTAGGGGACTgcaacacaatattaggacactgtaaaataccatatgctctttaaattattttttgactttataataaaaatattacaaaattataactaatataacatgtttttatatctatatattctgttttcatgttgattttagtTTTTCAGCTGTAAGTTTTGCCTTTTCTATTAGTTTTTTTATCTATAGTATACAgttaataatagtttaataataataattttttgttgttattttagcCCATCTAATGTTGTAGTGGAGACTAGGTGAAAAGTTAAAGTTTTCTTATATTttggttaatatttattttatttagtaactttttattttttattttagttaactaataATCCTGACATGAGCGTGGGGTTTCGttaatgtgaataaaaaataaataaataaataaataataattatatatgaaaaatagaagcattttcacTTGCGAATAACTAGCACAAttaataaaagtcattttaattaaataataataattattattattactaaacaaaaatattatgtttaaatttaTTGTTATTCTTTTATTTGCTCTGCTAGgctgtgctctataaataaaaattgatattaataataataataataataataataataataacattaacactagtaatatttaatatgcatactgaataaaaaaaacaaataataataataattgcattttaaatcacaGTTGCAATGTCAAGTGACTAAAAGTACCACGGGTTTGGAGTCAAGTTGATCAGAAAGCATGGATTCAGCCGAGTGTGACCTGAGAGAGAACACATGAATACACACTGAGATCAGAAACACATGACTGATAAATGATTAGGTAATGATTAATTAAAGTCAGTCTGACCAGGTTCTCATCATCTGCGCGCTCACGCTTCACTGACAGCCTGGATGACGTCACGAGGACACCTACATATTAATGAGCGCGTTTCACAAAACACACAgtagttgaaataaaaaaaaaacactctcagAACATCCCTCTCTCAAACACTcatctgtgttcatcttcatttctttTCCTCCGGCGCGGTGTAAACAAACACAAAGACGGATCCCGAGCACTTCCCGACGTACTTCCGGGTGAAGAAAGCATCTATTGACTGGTTTATTTTAGTAAACAATGGGGTGCTTTTCACTCAGCGATACGCTTTGAGAACTCGTTCACCGAGTCATTAAAAGATTcggttaaaaaaaacaagaatcagCAGGAGATTCTTTCAGCTCTATTCACTATGATTCTGATTCTTTTGAACCGATTATTTCCAAAAGAACAATTCTCTGAAAACAGATAGCAGAGATGaacagtattttaatttattaagtgtatttaaaatacgtatttaatttttatataaacacatttcttacaccagtattttgtattttaaattaaatacatttgatgAGAATGTTTTTGTTATTAGCAACTAAATGCTTTTTGATGTATTTGTGCTCATTTCTGATaaccagaaaacaatatatttacaatGGAAAATATCTGAGCACATAATAATTTGAcaatataatttttcttaaatactgttgttgttctacTTAGAGTAAAATGTTACCAAGTAAAtattaatgtcattttattttccacttttatttaaatcttaGTTAAATATAAGTATCAATTTAGTTATTATATTCTTGccatttctattcatttaagaaataaacaatatataattttaatatgcctacacatttttttgtattatttatatatatatatatatatatatatatatatatatatatatagaggtttattttattttaatacattgttgaaaatacatgaaaataaaaaatgtttcctggactttcttaatatttaatgtaatgtttattttatttagtaattatgtttttaagttttatttatatttgtatgacatttatattttttatttgctaaaGACAAGATCCATGGACACATCTGACaaccaaaattattttaataactttatgacataaatgaaaacatttcacaGAGTACTTCTCAGTAAAACATGtcttaaacattaaaaagtgggaaataaaaaaaacagcttaaaaaaacgaaatgtaaaaaacaaagaaTGAGTAGATAAAGTGAATATTTACAGCTGAGTAATGTTAATTCATCTCCTGTTTAACTGAAGATTTATTTCTGAGCGATGTcttgtacagtatgtacagtattacTGATGATGATCATAATTCAGTCTAATGCTCTGttaatataaaagcacattatgGAGCTGATATATGACACAAAACCCTTCACAGTTCTGCTCAACACACACTTCATCAAACAGACAAACACATAGAAAAGAACAAACCAAATCTTGTTTCTTTGTCTCGTTCTGTGATGTCCTGAAACACGCTCTACTGTAGATCTCTCAGACCAGGCCTAATATTAATGTTTCTGCACTGAACTGGTTTAAGGCGAGTTAAAAGCGTCTCCGGCTCACTTCAGCTGGACAGTCCTGTGTTTCTCCTGCTCTCGTGTGCTGGTCAGCAGCCGGCTCCAGATGACCGAGTCTCCGGTCTGCAGCGCTTGCATGAACAGGTCGGTGTGTTCTCGCAGGAGATCCAGCTCCGTCTGCGTCCGCCGGTTCTGCCGGATCAGCTCTTTCGTGCGCAGCGTGATGTCCAGCAGGCCTGACTTGCTGAGGATGTTGTACGTGTTGCAGAAGCGCTTGATCTTGTTGTCCGTGTTAGGAGAGTGTGTGTCCAGCGTCTGCGGGGAGCCGTCTGTGGGGTCAGATGCTGGAAGAGCGCTGGGTGGCGAGTCTTTCTGACCGCGATGGGaaccgctgctgctgctgatctTAGGGCCCGCGTCTCCGGGATGAGGAGCGATTCTGGGGTAGGATTTGAGGATAGGGAGGTACTTTCTGTGTCTGCGGCGTTTGGACGGGGGTCCCTTGGGCACCGGGCCGGATCTCTGTGGGACGACGGGTTGAAGGAAGACCACCTGAGACTGAGGAACGACCGCCGGACTGAACGCCCAGGGCTTCAGAGACGAAGGGTTTTCACCAGACTGCACACAAAACCACAAATATTAAACGTAGTCATTGTTGTTATGAATATACATATGAAGGGATGAAACGATTCACAGAGAGCCGGTGGAAAAATCGGTTCAGATGTGTGACGaatcaaatcggttgagatgctaatATAATCATGATTCATTTAGAGGCAGGAGTTTATACGAATGtgtgtctgaggggaacttactgtccttagaaaagtttagatggtatttttcttttcatctcgCCTCTGTTTGAAGCATATTAAAGTTCAcatgtgcagcgctgctttgtttacagcggttacaaaggaaacgctttaagctccacctgctgcagtgttcatcggctttgtttacagaggtaaccaaggaaacactttaaGCTCCACCCCCCACGATGTTCAGAGTGCtgtgtttacagcggtaaccaaggaaacgctttaaataaatgaataacacttTAAAAGAGATTAATGTAGAAAACAGcggttttaaactgtaataatatttcacaatttttacagtatttttcctcaaataaatgcagcctgggtgagcagaagagacttgacaaaaactttaaaaactcTTACCGACGCTTAGTTTTAAACGCTACTGTACGGTAAATCAGATCTGTCTTAATGTGGTGTGAGATTAAGCTGTGTTCACGGTGATCCTAATGCTTCTGGATTTACAGAGTCATTACTTTCTGTTCAAAACAAGGCCTTAGCAGACACAGGAGGGCTGACGTTCACCTGCTTTAGCAGCACATTGTTCATGAAGATGACGGGTGAGAGGCTCTGCAGGGTCAGCTGTGATCTGGAGCTCGACGCGTCGTCTCTGTCCACACTCAGATGCTCAGAGCCGCCGTCTGCCAGAAACACACAGATATAGCTCTTCTCCAACACTCACACTTCATTATCAGCAGAACAGAACCCTGAGCTCTCCATTACACACCTGAGAAGCCTGAGTCCCTCTCAGACTCCCGCTTGGACTTCTCCATCCTTCTGTTTTTAACTCTCGAACGACCGTCGTCCTTCATCCTCGTGCTCATCCTCTTCCTCTGTATGAGCCTGAAACAGCAGACAGCACCAGTGAAGATACAAACATCTAGTTCGGACTTTATAACTCTTTATAAGCTGTTGATTTTTCTTATCTGAACTGTGAGATATTTTAAGTTCATCAAAATTTGGATATACAAACtcaaaattacctttttattcagtggtttcaATAGACATCTACTTTAAAACTGTCATCTTCTGCCACCAGATAGCCTGaggaaatataaacaaacaaaaacgtcATCACTGTTTGCAAACTCagagatactaaaataacaagcTGATCACCTACCGAGAGCTTATAACTGTTTCTACAACAcatcatatttttaataaacagtaaTTATTAGCGTTATTGTCTATTATTAACGATATTATGATTACGGTTGTTGTAAACCGAGCGTCATGACGTCATCGGGTCAGGTATGACGTCGCATCTCCGGGTCGCGTCAGTCGCTCGTTAGCTGTGTCAAACGGCCTACCGGATAGATCTACGCTGTTTATCGTGCGAGTAagtaaacataattaaataaaaaaaacaaaaaaaaaaacagtttcgtGTCTAAACGTCAAGCTGAAACGACATAGTGATACGGGCCAAGAGTAAAGAGTCGTTAAAAGCAGGGCTGCCGTTTAAGTTTCTCCTCAAAAGCACGCTAACTTTTTATCCGACGCACTTTGACAAACGTTCATCCGGTCAGAACGCGCGGTTTAGCACGGAGAGTTGCTCGTGACAGAGTACGTGCGCGCCGTGACTTCATCCGGGAACCGGGAATCCCCAGAGATGATGAAAACACGCTCAGATCCGGCGTTCAGAGTGCCTTATAACAACGTTCTGTGCTCGCTCGGTGCGATTCAGCAGAATCTTACCGCGTTCAGGCTGCTTGTGTTCGGTCAGACGCCCTGATCGTTCCCGTCGCGGCAACACGGTGCTGTACACGAGACCTGTGACGCAGAAGCCCCGCCCCCCGACTGACGTCTAACATTTACGacacacattaaattaaaattaaataaaaaattagacaCATTACTGCATTAATATGCATCTGAATAGATAAATAAAGTTTGCCTTAGACTTACAATGGAGGGTGATCGTGTTATTCATTCGCTGTATTTACGTTGGATTCTTCAGCGTTTCGATGGTTGCTAACAGCTACGTGATTGACTTGTGGTCTAATCCAATCGCAGGCGACTAAATCTCTCCGACCGGCCTATCCTTATCACAGGAGGCGGGGCTTATCGGGGGAATGTGCTTTGGTCATGGGCTTTCCTTTTATGGCAAAAAAGTGGGTGGGTCTGTTGGCGGAAGGGATAGCGTCATTCTTCAAGCTCGCCTCGCATTGGCCAGTGACCAAAACAACACTAAGCTTAAACACGTGACTGTCGAGCGACGCGAGGACAATGTGTTCGAGCGCAGTGTCTCCTGTCAGATGTGTCATGTAACACTAATATCACTTTAATTTATGACATgagacattatttaaaatgttctcttTTGTAATGTAAATCGCTTTACATAAAAGCTTCGACTAAACGCAGAAACGTAAATACAATTCACTCATTCCATTCTGATAAAATAAAAGAGGTAGAATTTTTGGTGCCTATTGACCATAATTATCATCACATCTACAGCAGGGCATTAAAGACATATATaagttatatacacacacacgtagaTGGGTTTAGCGGCACTTTTAAGTAACTGCATCTGCTGTGACGGTTGAGAACTTAGAAGATGATGAATTTTGTCAAATCTATCATACCTGACCCCCAGCAGAGTCTCGATCTCCGTCCTCCCTCCCTCTCCGTCTCCTCCTGCTGGAGAAGAACATCCCCATCCTTCATGTCTGTCATTTTCATGCAGGAAACATCAAGCAATCAATCAATCCTCACTGCTGATTTCTCAGGTGGTGTCGTCTGGGCCTGAATGTCAGGAAATAAGAGACTTGGATAAATGTAAAGCAAACTTAAAGTGCAGCGCAGtggagagacaggtgtgtgtgtgtgtgtgtgtgtgtgtactgtgtgtactgtgtgtgcaggtgtatctacaggtgtgtgtgtgtgcgcgcaggtgtgagcactgtgtgtacaggtgtgtgtgtgtgtgcaggtgtgagTGTACAGAAGTGTGTATAGgtgtgtgcactgtgtgtgtgtaggtgtgtctgtgtacaggtgtgtgtgtgtgtgtgtgtgtgtgcaggtgtgtgtgtgcagttgtgtgtgtgca
The Carassius auratus strain Wakin unplaced genomic scaffold, ASM336829v1 scaf_tig00035497, whole genome shotgun sequence DNA segment above includes these coding regions:
- the LOC113081995 gene encoding CLOCK-interacting pacemaker-like, whose amino-acid sequence is MSTRMKDDGRSRVKNRRMEKSKRESERDSGFSDGGSEHLSVDRDDASSSRSQLTLQSLSPVIFMNNVLLKQSGENPSSLKPWAFSPAVVPQSQVVFLQPVVPQRSGPVPKGPPSKRRRHRKYLPILKSYPRIAPHPGDAGPKISSSSGSHRGQKDSPPSALPASDPTDGSPQTLDTHSPNTDNKIKRFCNTYNILSKSGLLDITLRTKELIRQNRRTQTELDLLREHTDLFMQALQTGDSVIWSRLLTSTREQEKHRTVQLK